Proteins from a genomic interval of Streptomyces sp. NBC_00820:
- a CDS encoding GNAT family N-acetyltransferase — translation MDPVTLTTERLLLRTVGPDDTEAVYAAAQDPDMQRWISSFPSPYLREHAEGFTGQMVPEGWANDSMYTFGLFLPEGELTGMLSVMMRALGVGEIGFWAVKEHRGRGYVTEAALAAARWAFTDLSIDRLEWRAEVGNVPSRAVAERAGFTVEGTLRSAVNNKGVRRDCWVGSLLPSDLGLPSTAPYLPART, via the coding sequence ATGGACCCCGTCACCCTGACCACCGAACGCCTTCTGCTGCGCACCGTAGGCCCCGACGACACCGAGGCGGTGTACGCGGCCGCGCAGGACCCCGACATGCAGCGCTGGATCTCTTCGTTCCCCTCTCCCTACCTGCGTGAGCACGCCGAGGGTTTCACCGGGCAGATGGTGCCGGAGGGCTGGGCGAACGACTCGATGTACACCTTCGGTCTGTTCCTGCCCGAAGGGGAGCTGACGGGCATGCTGAGCGTGATGATGCGGGCGCTGGGCGTCGGCGAGATCGGCTTCTGGGCCGTCAAGGAGCACCGCGGCCGCGGCTACGTCACCGAGGCCGCGCTGGCCGCGGCCCGCTGGGCCTTCACCGACCTGTCCATAGACCGGCTGGAGTGGCGCGCGGAGGTCGGCAACGTCCCCTCCCGCGCGGTCGCCGAACGCGCCGGCTTCACCGTCGAGGGCACCCTCCGCTCGGCCGTCAACAACAAGGGCGTACGGCGGGACTGCTGGGTGGGCTCCCTGCTCCCCTCGGACCTCGGTCTGCCGTCGACAGCGCCCTATCTGCCCGCGCGGACGTAG
- the secA gene encoding preprotein translocase subunit SecA has translation MSVLSKIMRAGEGKILRKLHRIADQVNSIEEDFVDLSDAELRALTDEYKQRYAEGESLDDLLPEAFATVREAAKRVLGQRHYDVQLMGGAALHLGYVAEMKTGEGKTLVGTLPAYLNALSGDGVHLITVNDYLAERDSEMMGRVHRFLGLSVGCILANMTPAQRREQYECDITYGTNNEFGFDYLRDNMAWAQDELVQRGHNFAIVDEVDSILVDEARTPLIISGPADQATKWYGDFAKLVTRLKKGEAGNPLKGLEETGDYDVDEKKRTVAIHEPGVSKVEDWLGIDNLYESVNTPLVGYLNNAIKAKELFKKDKDYVVIDGEVMIVDEHTGRILAGRRYNEGMHQAIEAKEGVDIKDENQTLATITLQNFFRLYGKLSGMTGTAMTEAAEFHQIYKLGVVPIPTNKPMIRKDQSDLIYRTEVAKFEAVVDDIAEKHEKGQPILVGTTSVEKSEYLSQQLSKRGIQHEVLNAKHHEREASIVAQAGRKGAVTVATNMAGRGTDIKLGGNPEDLAEAELRQRGLDPEEHIEEWAAALPVALANAQQAVKAEKEEVEEIGGLYVLGTERHESRRIDNQLRGRSGRQGDPGESRFYLSLGDDLMRLFKAAMVERVMAMANVPDDVPIENKMVTRAIASAQSQVEQQNFETRKNVLKYDEVLNRQREVIYGERRRVLEGEDLHEQVQHFMDDTIDAYVSAETADGFAEDWDLDRLWGAFRQLYPVRVTIEELEEATGDRAGLTDEFISESIKDDIREQYESREGQLGSEIMRELERRVVLSVLDRKWREHLYEMDYLQEGIGLRAMAQKDPLVEYQREGFDMFTAMMEGIKEESVGYLFNLEVQVEQQVEEVPVEEAEPVSEGVQDTVPAQAGARPEIRAKGLDVPQRRDLHFSAPTVDGEGGIVERDLEDDEPIRSEADGLTRAERRRQAKGGRRRKK, from the coding sequence GTGTCCGTCCTCTCGAAGATCATGCGTGCAGGCGAAGGCAAGATCCTGCGCAAGCTGCACCGCATCGCGGACCAGGTCAACTCCATCGAAGAGGACTTCGTCGACCTCTCCGACGCCGAGCTGCGCGCCCTCACCGATGAGTACAAGCAGCGGTACGCCGAGGGTGAGAGCCTGGACGACCTGCTCCCGGAAGCCTTCGCCACCGTCCGCGAGGCCGCCAAGCGCGTCCTCGGCCAGCGGCACTACGACGTGCAGCTGATGGGCGGCGCGGCCCTCCACCTCGGCTACGTGGCCGAGATGAAGACCGGTGAGGGCAAGACCCTCGTCGGCACCCTGCCCGCGTACCTGAACGCCCTGTCCGGCGACGGCGTTCACCTCATCACGGTCAACGACTACCTGGCCGAGCGCGACTCCGAGATGATGGGCCGCGTCCACCGGTTCCTGGGCCTGAGCGTCGGCTGCATCCTGGCCAACATGACGCCGGCCCAGCGTCGCGAGCAGTACGAGTGCGACATCACCTACGGCACGAACAACGAGTTCGGCTTCGACTACCTGCGCGACAACATGGCGTGGGCCCAGGACGAGCTCGTCCAGCGCGGCCACAACTTCGCCATCGTCGACGAGGTCGACTCCATCCTGGTCGACGAGGCCCGTACGCCGCTGATCATCTCCGGCCCGGCCGACCAGGCCACCAAGTGGTACGGCGACTTCGCCAAGCTGGTCACGCGCCTGAAGAAGGGCGAGGCGGGCAACCCGCTCAAGGGCCTCGAGGAGACCGGCGACTACGACGTCGACGAGAAGAAGCGCACGGTCGCCATCCACGAGCCCGGTGTCTCCAAGGTCGAGGACTGGCTGGGCATCGACAACCTCTACGAGTCGGTGAACACCCCGCTCGTGGGCTACCTGAACAACGCCATCAAGGCCAAGGAACTGTTCAAGAAGGACAAGGACTACGTCGTCATCGACGGCGAGGTCATGATCGTCGACGAGCACACCGGCCGTATCCTCGCCGGCCGCCGCTACAACGAGGGCATGCACCAGGCGATCGAGGCGAAGGAAGGGGTGGACATCAAGGACGAGAACCAGACCCTTGCCACGATCACCCTGCAGAACTTCTTCCGCCTCTACGGCAAGCTCTCCGGCATGACCGGTACGGCGATGACCGAGGCCGCCGAGTTCCACCAGATCTACAAGCTCGGCGTCGTCCCGATCCCGACCAACAAGCCGATGATCCGCAAGGACCAGTCGGACCTGATCTACCGCACCGAGGTGGCCAAGTTCGAGGCGGTCGTCGACGACATCGCCGAGAAGCACGAGAAGGGCCAGCCGATCCTCGTCGGCACCACGTCCGTCGAGAAGTCCGAGTACCTCTCGCAGCAGCTCAGCAAGCGCGGCATCCAGCACGAGGTGCTGAACGCCAAGCACCACGAGCGCGAGGCCTCGATCGTCGCCCAGGCGGGCCGCAAGGGCGCCGTGACGGTCGCGACCAACATGGCCGGCCGTGGTACCGACATCAAGCTCGGCGGCAACCCCGAGGACCTCGCCGAGGCGGAGCTGCGCCAGCGCGGCCTCGACCCCGAGGAGCACATCGAGGAGTGGGCCGCGGCGCTCCCCGTCGCCCTGGCCAACGCCCAGCAGGCGGTCAAGGCGGAGAAGGAGGAGGTCGAGGAGATCGGCGGCCTCTACGTGCTCGGCACCGAGCGGCACGAGTCCCGTCGTATCGACAACCAGCTGCGCGGCCGTTCCGGCCGGCAGGGCGACCCGGGCGAGTCCCGCTTCTACCTGTCGCTGGGCGACGACCTGATGCGGCTGTTCAAGGCCGCGATGGTCGAGCGCGTGATGGCCATGGCCAACGTGCCCGACGACGTGCCGATCGAGAACAAGATGGTCACGCGCGCGATCGCGTCCGCGCAGTCGCAGGTCGAGCAGCAGAACTTCGAGACCCGTAAGAACGTCCTGAAGTACGACGAGGTCCTCAACCGTCAGCGCGAGGTCATCTACGGCGAGCGTCGCCGGGTCCTGGAGGGCGAGGACCTGCACGAGCAGGTGCAGCACTTCATGGACGACACGATCGACGCGTACGTCAGCGCCGAGACCGCCGACGGCTTCGCCGAGGACTGGGACCTGGACCGGCTGTGGGGCGCCTTCCGGCAGCTCTACCCGGTGAGGGTCACCATCGAGGAGCTGGAGGAGGCGACCGGCGACCGGGCCGGTCTGACCGACGAGTTCATCTCCGAGTCCATCAAGGACGACATCCGCGAGCAGTACGAGTCCCGTGAGGGGCAGCTCGGTTCCGAGATCATGCGTGAGCTGGAGCGGCGGGTCGTGCTGTCGGTCCTCGACCGCAAGTGGCGCGAGCACCTCTACGAGATGGACTACCTCCAGGAGGGCATCGGCCTGCGCGCGATGGCGCAGAAGGACCCCCTGGTCGAGTACCAGCGCGAGGGCTTCGACATGTTCACCGCGATGATGGAGGGCATCAAGGAGGAGTCCGTCGGCTACCTGTTCAACCTGGAGGTCCAGGTCGAGCAGCAGGTCGAGGAGGTCCCGGTCGAGGAGGCCGAGCCGGTCTCCGAGGGTGTTCAGGACACGGTCCCGGCGCAGGCGGGGGCGCGGCCGGAGATCCGGGCCAAGGGGCTGGACGTCCCCCAGCGGCGGGACCTGCACTTCTCCGCGCCCACCGTTGACGGTGAGGGCGGCATCGTGGAGCGGGACCTCGAGGACGACGAGCCCATCCGTTCCGAGGCCGACGGGCTGACCCGGGCGGAGCGGCGCCGGCAGGCCAAGGGCGGACGCCGCCGCAAGAAGTGA